One region of Trinickia violacea genomic DNA includes:
- a CDS encoding ribose-phosphate pyrophosphokinase yields MSSHDGLMVFTGNANPALAQEVVKILGIPLGKAMVSRFSDGEIQVEIQENVRGKDVFVLQSTCAPTNDNLMELMIMVDALKRASAGRITAAIPYFGYARQDRRPRSARVAISAKVVANMLEIAGVERIITMDLHADQIQGFFDIPVDNIYATPVLLGDLRKQNYENLLVVSPDVGGVVRARALAKQLNCDLAIIDKRRPKANVAEVMNIIGEVEGRTCVIMDDMVDTAGTLCKAAQVLKERGAKQVFAYATHPVLSGGAGERIAGSALDELVVTDTIPLSDEARGCSKIRSLSCAGLLAETFSRIRRGDSVMSLFAEA; encoded by the coding sequence ATGAGCAGCCATGACGGCCTGATGGTTTTTACTGGCAACGCGAATCCCGCGCTCGCTCAGGAAGTCGTCAAAATCCTCGGTATTCCCCTCGGTAAAGCGATGGTCAGCCGTTTCTCGGACGGTGAGATCCAGGTCGAGATTCAGGAAAACGTGCGCGGCAAGGATGTCTTCGTCCTGCAATCCACGTGCGCACCGACGAACGACAACCTGATGGAGTTGATGATCATGGTCGATGCGCTCAAGCGCGCATCCGCCGGCCGGATCACCGCCGCCATCCCCTACTTCGGCTATGCGCGCCAGGATCGCCGCCCGCGGTCGGCGCGCGTCGCGATTTCGGCGAAGGTCGTCGCGAACATGCTGGAGATTGCCGGCGTCGAGCGGATCATCACGATGGATCTGCACGCCGACCAGATTCAAGGCTTCTTCGACATCCCCGTCGACAACATCTACGCAACGCCCGTTCTGCTCGGCGATCTGCGCAAGCAGAACTATGAAAATCTGCTCGTCGTGTCGCCGGACGTCGGTGGTGTGGTGCGCGCCCGAGCGCTCGCGAAGCAGTTGAACTGCGATCTCGCGATCATCGACAAGCGCCGTCCGAAGGCGAATGTTGCCGAGGTGATGAACATCATCGGTGAAGTCGAAGGCCGCACCTGCGTGATCATGGACGACATGGTCGACACGGCCGGCACGCTCTGCAAGGCAGCGCAAGTGCTGAAGGAACGCGGCGCAAAACAGGTTTTCGCGTATGCGACGCACCCGGTGCTGTCGGGCGGCGCGGGCGAGCGTATCGCCGGTTCGGCACTCGACGAGCTCGTCGTCACGGATACGATTCCCCTCTCCGACGAAGCGCGCGGCTGCTCGAAGATCCGTTCGCTGTCGTGCGCGGGGCTGCTCGCCGAAACGTTCTCGCGGATTCGCCGCGGCGATTCGGTGATGTCGCTGTTCGCCGAAGCTTGA
- the ispE gene encoding 4-(cytidine 5'-diphospho)-2-C-methyl-D-erythritol kinase, with translation MIETNQSLRDCLAPAKLNLFLHITGRRPDGYHALQTVFQLLDWGDRLHFTLRLDGRIHRKTDVPGVPEESDLVVRAAALLKEETGTGAGVDIEIDKRLPMGAGLGGGSSDAATTLLALNRLWKLDLPRNVLQGLALRLGADVPFFVFGKNAFAEGVGEALQAVQLPPRYFLVVTPRVHVPTAAIFSDKSLTRDSKALTITDFLAQHNCSENWPDGFGRNDMQQVVVGKYAEVARVLEWFADIAPARMTGSGSSVFAAFPSLGEAEAAQAKLPSDWASAVTASLDTHPLFAFAA, from the coding sequence ATGATCGAAACGAACCAGTCCCTGCGGGATTGCTTGGCTCCAGCGAAGCTCAATCTCTTTCTGCACATCACGGGCCGCCGGCCCGATGGCTATCACGCACTGCAAACGGTCTTCCAACTGCTCGATTGGGGTGACCGTCTGCACTTCACGCTGCGCCTCGACGGACGCATCCACCGCAAGACCGACGTTCCCGGCGTGCCGGAAGAGAGCGACCTCGTCGTGCGCGCGGCTGCGCTCCTCAAAGAGGAGACCGGCACCGGCGCGGGCGTCGATATCGAGATCGACAAACGCCTGCCGATGGGCGCGGGCCTGGGCGGCGGCAGCTCCGACGCCGCAACGACGCTGCTCGCGCTCAACCGCCTCTGGAAGCTCGACTTGCCGCGCAACGTGCTGCAAGGTCTCGCGCTCCGGCTCGGCGCCGATGTTCCATTCTTCGTATTTGGAAAAAATGCATTCGCGGAGGGTGTCGGAGAAGCGCTTCAGGCTGTACAATTGCCGCCGCGTTACTTTCTCGTGGTGACGCCGAGGGTGCATGTTCCGACTGCTGCGATTTTTTCCGATAAATCGTTGACAAGGGATTCAAAAGCCCTCACAATTACGGACTTTCTTGCACAGCATAACTGCAGCGAAAATTGGCCAGACGGTTTCGGTCGAAATGACATGCAGCAAGTTGTCGTGGGAAAATACGCGGAAGTTGCCCGGGTGCTCGAATGGTTTGCTGACATCGCCCCCGCGCGGATGACCGGGTCCGGCTCTAGTGTTTTTGCCGCGTTCCCAAGTCTCGGCGAAGCAGAAGCGGCGCAAGCCAAGCTGCCGTCCGATTGGGCAAGCGCAGTAACAGCGAGTCTGGATACGCATCCACTCTTTGCTTTCGCGGCATAA
- the lolB gene encoding lipoprotein insertase outer membrane protein LolB, whose amino-acid sequence MHVSRLTVGTVRWRGAAFALASAAVVALAGCASVTPHGPSTSNAATALSTQTTRAYHGRFAIQYVDQYGKQRNAYGNFDWQEHGDTVTLQLLNPLGQTMAIVTSSPASATLELPNRQPMTADNVATLMQNALGFALPVEGLRYWLQPSPAPTSRATTVPDPQQATRLKEIDQDGWTISYLAYADAPATGVKRLNLMRQDPPLDIKLVLDQ is encoded by the coding sequence ATGCATGTCTCACGTTTAACCGTCGGCACCGTGCGCTGGCGCGGCGCGGCGTTTGCGCTGGCGTCGGCCGCCGTTGTCGCGCTCGCGGGCTGCGCCTCGGTCACTCCGCACGGGCCGTCGACCTCCAACGCGGCCACCGCGCTTTCGACGCAAACCACGCGCGCCTACCACGGCCGCTTCGCGATTCAATACGTCGATCAATACGGTAAGCAGCGCAACGCCTACGGCAACTTCGACTGGCAGGAACACGGCGATACAGTGACACTGCAGTTGCTCAACCCGCTTGGGCAAACGATGGCGATCGTCACGTCGTCGCCGGCTTCGGCGACGTTGGAGCTGCCGAATCGTCAGCCGATGACGGCCGACAATGTCGCCACCCTGATGCAGAATGCGCTCGGATTTGCGCTGCCGGTCGAGGGCCTGCGCTATTGGCTGCAGCCGTCGCCGGCACCTACATCAAGGGCAACGACGGTGCCCGATCCGCAGCAGGCCACGCGCTTGAAGGAGATCGATCAGGACGGCTGGACGATCAGCTATCTCGCGTACGCCGATGCGCCGGCCACTGGCGTCAAACGACTTAACCTGATGCGCCAGGATCCTCCGCTCGATATCAAGCTCGTGCTCGACCAATGA
- a CDS encoding tetratricopeptide repeat protein, with translation MILSLKLFSKRQAAASARPAEHAAKRALPARRLLGATVLAAWALALNPAYAQDPSATSDDNSVSAPDMFAPASADEKKDLPDVQLTSQIVFQVLAAEIALQRDQPAPAFQTYLALARDTRDPRMAERAAEIALTAQSPSDALAAAQLWQQYAPSSERAAQLDASLLVLSGKPDDASPLLARELAKVPAESRSTAILALQVLLSRGPNRVGGLHVLQDLLKNDLNRPEAQLAIGRQQLVADDQPGARASLEQALKLKPDYLPAALTLAQMGPDERNEGIASFEKYVQQNPKSHDARLALAQLYLASDRLDDAQKQFEIMRADNPKDLTPLMALGLIKVQQKKYDDAQKYLSQYAQLAENTPGADAGQAYIYLAQLSLEQKNEAAAGQWLDKITPKSQQYIPAQITRAQLLAKQGKTDDARKVLANLQSSDPRDQAVIARTDAAILFDAKRYPEAEARLQQAAQDYPDDPDIVYDYAMAAEKNGHYDLMESQLRLLIRAQPDNPQAYNALGYSLADRNQRLQEADKLIEKASALAPNDAFIMDSLGWVKYRLGDTSDAEKLLRKAYNLQPNAEIGAHLGEVLWKSGEQDQARAAWRDAQKLEPDNDTLVKTLKRFQVNDL, from the coding sequence ATGATCTTGTCCCTGAAGCTGTTTTCGAAGCGCCAGGCCGCAGCATCCGCCCGGCCTGCCGAGCACGCTGCGAAGCGCGCGCTGCCAGCCCGCCGCCTCCTCGGCGCCACGGTCCTCGCAGCCTGGGCGCTCGCCTTGAATCCCGCGTACGCGCAAGACCCGTCGGCCACTTCGGACGACAACTCGGTCTCCGCGCCGGATATGTTCGCGCCTGCATCGGCCGACGAGAAAAAGGATCTGCCGGACGTTCAGCTGACGAGCCAGATCGTCTTCCAGGTGCTCGCCGCGGAAATCGCGCTGCAGCGCGACCAGCCGGCGCCCGCCTTCCAGACGTATCTTGCGCTCGCACGCGATACGCGCGATCCCCGCATGGCGGAGCGTGCCGCCGAAATCGCGCTGACGGCGCAAAGCCCGTCCGACGCGCTCGCCGCGGCGCAGCTCTGGCAGCAGTACGCGCCGAGCTCGGAGCGCGCGGCGCAGCTCGACGCCTCGCTGCTCGTGCTGTCGGGCAAGCCCGACGACGCCTCGCCGCTGCTCGCCCGCGAACTCGCGAAAGTGCCGGCGGAAAGCCGCAGCACTGCGATTCTCGCGCTGCAAGTGCTGTTGTCGCGCGGCCCCAACCGGGTCGGCGGCCTGCATGTCTTGCAAGACCTGCTGAAGAACGACCTCAACCGTCCGGAAGCGCAGCTCGCGATCGGCCGTCAGCAGCTCGTCGCGGACGATCAGCCCGGTGCGCGCGCTTCGCTCGAGCAAGCGCTCAAGCTGAAGCCCGACTATCTGCCGGCCGCGCTCACGCTCGCGCAGATGGGCCCCGACGAACGCAACGAAGGGATCGCGTCGTTCGAAAAGTACGTTCAGCAGAATCCCAAATCGCACGATGCCCGGCTCGCGCTGGCGCAGCTGTATCTCGCGAGCGATCGCCTCGACGACGCGCAAAAGCAGTTCGAAATCATGCGCGCCGACAACCCGAAGGATCTGACGCCGCTGATGGCCCTGGGTCTCATCAAAGTCCAGCAAAAGAAATACGACGACGCGCAGAAGTATCTGTCGCAATACGCACAGCTTGCGGAAAACACGCCCGGCGCAGATGCGGGCCAGGCGTACATCTATCTGGCGCAGCTTTCGCTCGAACAGAAGAACGAAGCGGCTGCTGGCCAATGGCTCGACAAGATCACGCCGAAGAGCCAGCAGTACATTCCGGCGCAGATCACGCGCGCTCAACTGCTCGCGAAGCAGGGCAAGACCGACGATGCGCGCAAGGTGCTCGCCAATCTGCAATCTTCCGACCCGCGTGATCAAGCGGTGATCGCGCGCACGGACGCCGCGATTCTGTTCGACGCCAAGCGCTATCCGGAAGCCGAAGCCCGCTTGCAGCAGGCAGCCCAAGACTACCCGGACGATCCGGACATCGTGTACGACTACGCGATGGCGGCCGAGAAGAACGGTCACTACGACTTGATGGAATCGCAGCTGCGTCTGCTAATCCGCGCGCAGCCGGACAACCCGCAGGCCTATAACGCGCTCGGCTACTCGCTCGCCGATCGCAATCAGCGTCTCCAGGAAGCGGACAAGTTGATCGAGAAGGCGTCGGCGCTTGCGCCGAACGATGCGTTCATCATGGACAGCCTCGGCTGGGTCAAGTACCGCCTGGGCGATACCAGCGATGCCGAAAAGCTGCTGCGCAAAGCGTACAACCTGCAGCCGAACGCGGAAATCGGCGCGCACCTCGGTGAAGTGCTGTGGAAGAGCGGTGAGCAAGATCAAGCGCGCGCCGCATGGCGCGACGCGCAAAAGCTCGAGCCCGATAACGACACGCTCGTCAAAACGCTCAAACGCTTCCAGGTGAACGATCTCTGA
- the mutM gene encoding bifunctional DNA-formamidopyrimidine glycosylase/DNA-(apurinic or apyrimidinic site) lyase, producing MPELPEVEVTRRGIEPYVAGRRVERVDVRTRALRWPVPADFASTLARQLIRKVERRGKYLLFEIDDGWFIVHLGMTGTLRVLRHMAEPPAPAKHDHIDWIFDEFILRFRDPRRFGAVLWHPREAGDVLEHPLLAALGVEPFSPEFSGTLMHRRTRGRKVSVKQALLAGDIVVGVGNIYASESLFRAGIRPTTSAGRVSLARYDLLAAAVRATLAAAIDKGGSTLRDFVGSDGESGYFQLDYFVYDRAGLPCRVCGAPIKQIVQGQRSTYFCPHCQR from the coding sequence ATGCCCGAGCTTCCAGAAGTTGAAGTCACCCGGCGCGGAATCGAGCCGTACGTTGCCGGGCGCCGCGTCGAACGAGTCGACGTGCGGACTCGGGCGCTGCGCTGGCCGGTGCCCGCGGATTTCGCGAGCACGCTGGCCAGGCAGTTGATCCGCAAAGTCGAGCGGCGCGGCAAGTATCTTCTGTTCGAAATCGATGACGGCTGGTTCATCGTCCATCTCGGCATGACTGGCACCCTGCGCGTGTTGCGGCATATGGCCGAGCCGCCCGCGCCTGCGAAGCACGATCACATCGACTGGATTTTCGACGAATTTATTCTGCGCTTCCGTGACCCACGCCGCTTTGGCGCAGTACTTTGGCATCCGCGCGAGGCGGGCGATGTGCTCGAGCATCCGCTGCTTGCCGCGCTGGGCGTCGAGCCGTTCTCGCCCGAGTTTTCCGGAACCCTGATGCACCGGCGCACGCGAGGCCGAAAGGTTTCCGTCAAGCAGGCGCTGCTAGCGGGGGATATCGTGGTCGGTGTGGGCAATATCTACGCGTCCGAAAGCCTCTTTCGCGCGGGCATCCGGCCGACGACCTCCGCCGGGCGAGTCTCGCTCGCGCGCTACGATTTGCTTGCCGCCGCAGTGCGTGCAACGCTTGCCGCCGCGATCGACAAAGGCGGCAGCACGTTGCGCGATTTCGTCGGCAGCGACGGCGAAAGCGGATATTTTCAGCTCGACTATTTTGTCTATGATCGCGCAGGTCTGCCGTGCCGCGTGTGCGGCGCGCCGATCAAGCAAATCGTCCAAGGGCAGCGTTCCACTTATTTTTGTCCTCATTGCCAGCGTTGA
- the mutY gene encoding A/G-specific adenine glycosylase, producing MSHPFASSDSRLQSDFAVRLIAWQREHGRHDLPWQNTRDPYRIWLSEIMLQQTQVSTVIPYYTRFLARFPDVAALAAAPLDDVMALWAGLGYYSRARNLHRCAQAVAEQHGGSFPTTVEALAELPGIGRSTAAAIASFAFGARAPILDGNVKRVLARVFGVEGFPGEKRIENAMWTLAESLFPMDGSDDDISAYTQGLMDLGATLCGRGRPECARCPFAADCVANVSGRQRELPAARPKKTVPTRRTWMLVLLDGASVLLEKRPPVGIWGGLWSLPEAADEAALAKRARAFGGSRAPEHLAPFTHTFTHFKLEIEPRVADVDAGHSSAHLEAGDSETSWVPLADIDAYGLPAPVRKLLDSLQGSLL from the coding sequence ATGTCTCATCCTTTCGCCTCGTCCGATTCGCGCCTTCAATCCGATTTCGCCGTGCGCCTGATCGCATGGCAGCGCGAGCATGGGCGTCACGACCTGCCGTGGCAGAACACGCGCGATCCGTATCGGATCTGGCTCTCGGAGATCATGCTGCAGCAGACGCAGGTCTCGACAGTGATTCCCTACTACACGCGTTTTCTCGCGCGTTTTCCCGACGTTGCGGCGCTCGCCGCCGCTCCGCTCGACGATGTGATGGCGTTGTGGGCCGGCCTCGGCTATTACTCGCGCGCGCGCAATCTGCATCGCTGCGCGCAGGCGGTCGCCGAGCAACATGGCGGGTCGTTTCCGACGACCGTCGAAGCGCTCGCCGAGCTGCCCGGAATCGGACGCTCGACGGCTGCGGCGATTGCGTCGTTTGCGTTCGGCGCGCGCGCGCCGATTCTCGACGGCAACGTGAAGCGCGTGCTCGCGAGGGTGTTCGGAGTGGAAGGTTTTCCCGGCGAGAAGCGCATCGAGAACGCGATGTGGACGCTGGCCGAATCGCTCTTTCCAATGGACGGCAGCGACGACGACATCAGCGCGTACACGCAAGGCTTGATGGACCTCGGCGCCACGCTGTGCGGACGCGGGCGGCCCGAGTGCGCGCGCTGTCCTTTCGCGGCGGATTGCGTCGCGAATGTGAGCGGCAGGCAGCGCGAGTTGCCGGCGGCGCGTCCCAAGAAGACGGTGCCGACGCGCCGCACGTGGATGCTCGTGCTGCTCGACGGCGCTTCGGTGCTGCTGGAGAAGCGCCCGCCTGTCGGCATCTGGGGCGGGCTGTGGAGCCTTCCGGAAGCCGCCGACGAAGCCGCGCTTGCGAAGCGTGCTCGCGCGTTCGGCGGCTCGCGCGCGCCGGAACATCTCGCGCCGTTCACGCACACGTTCACGCATTTCAAGCTCGAGATCGAGCCGCGCGTGGCCGATGTCGATGCCGGTCATTCGAGCGCACATCTCGAGGCCGGCGACAGCGAGACCTCATGGGTGCCTCTTGCGGATATCGACGCATACGGTCTGCCCGCACCCGTGCGCAAGCTGCTGGATTCGCTTCAGGGATCGTTGCTATAG
- a CDS encoding LON peptidase substrate-binding domain-containing protein produces the protein MSSTPAVLADLPLFPLHTVLFPDGLLPLKIFEARYLDMARDCLRDVTPFGVCLLKSGAEVARPDEPAVPEAIGCLAKIEQCDVDAYGMLLIRARGTQRFRLLSHRVEPSGLLVGMAEPLPDDIPLEGTEALAKFGACAEVLERIIDTIREREPQSLPFGEPFRFDDPTWVSNRLSEVLQIPLRARQKLMELRDAGARIDVVHHYMQQHQLL, from the coding sequence ATGTCCTCTACTCCTGCCGTGCTTGCCGATTTGCCGCTCTTCCCGCTGCATACGGTGCTCTTCCCTGACGGGCTCTTGCCCTTGAAGATTTTCGAAGCGCGTTACCTGGACATGGCGCGAGACTGTCTGCGCGATGTGACGCCGTTCGGAGTCTGCCTGCTCAAAAGCGGCGCCGAGGTCGCGCGGCCTGACGAACCGGCGGTACCGGAGGCGATCGGCTGCCTCGCCAAAATCGAACAATGCGACGTCGATGCCTACGGCATGCTGCTGATTCGTGCGCGCGGCACGCAGCGCTTTCGGCTGCTGTCGCATCGAGTCGAACCGAGCGGGCTCCTCGTCGGCATGGCGGAGCCGCTGCCCGACGACATTCCGCTTGAAGGCACCGAGGCGCTCGCGAAATTCGGCGCATGCGCGGAAGTGCTCGAACGCATCATCGATACGATCCGCGAGCGCGAGCCGCAAAGCCTGCCATTTGGCGAGCCGTTTCGTTTCGACGATCCGACGTGGGTGTCGAACCGCTTGTCGGAAGTGCTGCAGATTCCGCTGCGTGCGCGTCAGAAGTTAATGGAGCTTCGCGACGCGGGCGCGCGCATCGACGTCGTCCATCACTACATGCAGCAGCATCAACTGCTATAA
- the rapZ gene encoding RNase adapter RapZ: MRIVLITGISGSGKSVALNALADSGYYCVDNLPPRFLPALAEYLANDGQERLAVAIDARSSASLSDMPAIIRNLASDHDVRVLFLNASTQALIQRFSETRRRHPLSGSPAHDADVGLMTSLEEAIERERELVADLAEFGHQIDTSNLRANVLRAWVKRFIEQEHAGLMLMFESFGFKRGVPLDADLVFDVRTLPNPYYDHELRPLTGLDQPVIDFLDALPVVHEMIDDIEVFLRKWLPHFRDDNRSYLTVAIGCTGGQHRSVFIAETLAARLASEANVIVRHRDAPIDVGESSRLVA; the protein is encoded by the coding sequence ATGCGCATTGTTCTGATCACCGGCATTTCCGGCTCCGGCAAGTCTGTTGCTTTGAACGCGCTCGCAGACTCTGGCTACTACTGCGTCGACAATCTGCCGCCGCGTTTTCTGCCCGCGCTCGCCGAATATCTGGCGAACGACGGTCAGGAGCGCCTCGCGGTCGCCATCGACGCGCGCTCGAGCGCGTCGCTAAGCGACATGCCCGCCATCATCCGCAATCTGGCGAGCGATCACGACGTCCGGGTGTTGTTCCTAAACGCGAGCACGCAAGCGCTGATTCAGCGTTTTTCCGAAACGCGCCGCCGTCACCCGCTATCGGGCTCGCCTGCGCACGACGCAGACGTGGGTCTCATGACTTCGCTCGAAGAGGCGATCGAGCGCGAGCGCGAGCTCGTCGCCGATCTCGCCGAGTTCGGCCATCAGATCGACACCAGCAATCTGCGCGCGAACGTATTGCGCGCATGGGTCAAGCGTTTCATCGAACAGGAGCATGCGGGCCTGATGCTGATGTTCGAATCGTTCGGCTTCAAGCGCGGCGTGCCGCTCGACGCCGATCTCGTCTTCGATGTGCGCACGCTGCCGAACCCGTACTACGACCACGAGTTGCGCCCTCTCACCGGACTCGACCAACCTGTCATCGATTTTCTCGACGCGTTGCCCGTCGTGCACGAGATGATCGACGACATCGAGGTGTTTCTGAGGAAGTGGCTGCCGCACTTTCGCGACGACAATCGCAGCTATCTGACCGTCGCGATCGGCTGCACCGGAGGACAGCATCGTTCCGTATTCATCGCCGAGACGCTTGCCGCGCGTCTCGCGAGTGAGGCAAACGTGATTGTGCGGCATCGAGATGCGCCGATCGACGTTGGAGAATCGTCGCGCCTGGTGGCCTAA
- the hprK gene encoding HPr(Ser) kinase/phosphatase — translation MDTSSINAQSIFDDNASMLKLSWLTGHEGWERGFSTETVATATASSDLVGHLNLIHPNRIQVLGDAEINYYQRQTDEDRSRHMAELIALEPPFLVVAGGIAAPPELVLRCTRSSTPLFTTPMSAAAVIDNLRLYMSRILAPRATLHGVFLDILGMGVLLTGDSGLGKSELGLELISRGHGLVADDAVDFVRLGPDFVEGRCPPLLQNLLEVRGLGLLDIKTIFGETAVRRKMKLKLIVQLVRRPDGEFQRLPLESQTVDVLGLPISKVTIQVAAGRNLAVLVEAAVRNTILQLRGIDTLRDFMDRQRLAMQDPESQFPGKLI, via the coding sequence ATGGACACGTCCAGCATCAACGCCCAAAGCATCTTCGACGACAACGCCTCCATGCTCAAACTGAGCTGGTTGACGGGCCATGAAGGCTGGGAGCGCGGCTTTTCGACCGAAACCGTCGCCACGGCGACCGCCAGTTCCGACCTCGTCGGCCACTTGAACCTGATCCACCCGAACCGGATCCAGGTGCTCGGCGACGCCGAGATCAACTACTATCAGCGCCAAACCGACGAAGACCGTTCGCGCCACATGGCCGAGCTGATCGCGCTCGAGCCGCCGTTCCTGGTCGTCGCGGGCGGCATCGCGGCGCCGCCTGAGCTCGTCCTGCGCTGCACGCGCTCGTCGACGCCGCTCTTCACGACGCCGATGTCGGCGGCAGCGGTCATCGACAATCTGCGGCTCTACATGTCGCGCATTCTCGCGCCGCGCGCGACACTGCACGGCGTGTTCCTGGACATTCTCGGCATGGGCGTGCTGCTCACCGGCGACTCGGGTCTCGGCAAGAGCGAACTCGGCCTTGAGCTGATCAGCCGCGGCCACGGCCTCGTAGCGGACGATGCCGTCGACTTCGTGCGACTCGGCCCGGACTTCGTCGAAGGCCGCTGCCCGCCGCTTCTGCAGAACCTTCTCGAAGTGCGGGGGCTGGGCCTCCTCGACATCAAGACGATCTTCGGTGAAACCGCGGTACGCCGCAAAATGAAGCTCAAGCTGATCGTGCAACTGGTGCGCCGGCCAGACGGCGAGTTCCAGCGTCTGCCGCTCGAAAGCCAGACGGTCGACGTGCTCGGCCTGCCAATCAGCAAGGTCACGATCCAGGTGGCGGCGGGCCGCAACCTCGCGGTTCTTGTCGAGGCCGCGGTGCGCAACACGATCCTGCAGCTGCGCGGCATCGATACTTTGCGCGACTTCATGGACCGCCAGCGCCTCGCGATGCAGGACCCGGAAAGCCAGTTCCCCGGCAAGCTGATTTGA
- the ptsN gene encoding PTS IIA-like nitrogen regulatory protein PtsN: MDNQSVAARRIQATRPPANMNRLAKFLPLENVVVGLSVTSKKRVFEQAGLIFENQNGIARSTVTDNLFARERLGSTGLGEGVAIPHGRIKGLKHPLAAFVRLEQPIPFESPDGQPVSLLIFLLVPEQATQQHLEILSEIAQLLSDREARERLHSEPSAAELHRLLTQWHP, translated from the coding sequence ATGGACAACCAGTCAGTTGCCGCGAGGAGAATCCAGGCCACGCGTCCGCCTGCCAACATGAATCGTTTAGCCAAATTCCTTCCCCTCGAAAACGTCGTCGTCGGACTATCCGTTACCAGCAAGAAGCGCGTATTCGAGCAAGCGGGCCTGATTTTCGAAAATCAAAACGGGATCGCGCGCAGCACGGTCACCGACAATCTGTTTGCGCGCGAACGCCTCGGTTCGACGGGACTCGGCGAAGGCGTCGCGATTCCGCACGGCCGCATCAAGGGGCTGAAGCACCCGCTCGCCGCCTTCGTGCGGCTCGAGCAGCCAATTCCGTTCGAATCGCCGGACGGCCAGCCGGTCTCGCTCCTGATCTTCCTGCTCGTGCCGGAACAGGCCACGCAGCAACATTTGGAGATCCTCTCGGAAATCGCGCAATTGCTGTCCGACCGCGAAGCGCGCGAACGCCTGCATTCGGAGCCTAGCGCCGCGGAGTTGCATCGGCTGCTCACCCAGTGGCACCCTTGA
- the hpf gene encoding ribosome hibernation-promoting factor, HPF/YfiA family has product MNLKISGHHLEVTPALREYVITKLDKVLRHFDQVIDGNVVLSVDNHKEKEKRQKVEINLHLKGKDIFIESADGDLYAAIDLMVDKLDRQVIRHKDRLQEHQHHAIKHHPEASHIELPPAVANS; this is encoded by the coding sequence ATGAATCTGAAGATCAGTGGACACCATCTCGAAGTAACGCCAGCGTTGCGGGAATACGTGATCACCAAACTGGACAAGGTGCTAAGACATTTCGATCAGGTGATCGATGGCAATGTGGTCCTCTCGGTCGACAATCACAAGGAAAAGGAAAAGCGTCAGAAGGTCGAAATCAATCTCCATCTGAAGGGCAAAGACATCTTTATCGAAAGCGCAGACGGCGACCTCTACGCCGCGATCGACCTGATGGTCGACAAGCTCGACAGGCAAGTCATCCGGCACAAGGATCGTCTCCAAGAGCATCAACACCACGCGATCAAGCATCATCCGGAGGCGTCCCACATCGAGCTGCCGCCCGCAGTAGCGAATTCTTGA